One genomic segment of Thunnus albacares chromosome 18, fThuAlb1.1, whole genome shotgun sequence includes these proteins:
- the pcyox1 gene encoding prenylcysteine oxidase 1: MPTMSLRGLSLRALLLLGLWHTGRRSLASAPGLQDQPKKIAVVGAGIGGSATAYYLRKEFGAGVKIDVFEPGEVGGRLATVKIGDYEYETGGSVIHPLNLHMKEFIERLGIPPRKDVPSKMAIFDGKELTFEESDWFIVNFLRMLWRYGFSFLRMHMWVESILDKFMRIYQYQQYGYSFSSVERLLHAMGGDSFLTLMNQTLEETMMGEGFSQIFLNDIVAPITRVNYGQSVRINGFVGAVSLAGADSGLWAVDGGNKRVCSGLLYHSKSELIPARVTSISVKVRPSKTGTTTSFYEVNYVGDSGSAHSLYDIVVIATPLHLGKSDITFSGFSPPIPSHYPGRYHQTVSTLVHGMLNMSYLGTTEPASQFMVSDVLTTDSKGSFINSLSSLDPVHIPPNYKRPPASQTKVWKVFSSQPLSQEQLHSMFLSWDSVSETKWLAYPAYRPPHRKTPPFILHNRLYYLNAVEWAASAMEMSAISARNVALLAHHRWHSQVRKIDQEDLHTRLRGEL; the protein is encoded by the exons ATGCCCACAATGAGTCTACGAGGCCTGTCACTGAGAGCGCTGCTGCTCCTGGGGCTTTGGCACACTGGGAGGAGAAGTCTAGCCTCAGCTCCAGGGCTGCAGGATCAGCCCAAAAAGATAG CTGTGGTTGGAGCGGGCATTGGTGGCTCAGCCACAGCATATTACCTGAGGAAGGAGTTTGGAGCCGGAGTGAAGATTGATGTGTTTGAACCTGGTGAAGTTGGCGGGCGATTAGCGACAGTGAAGATTGGGGATTATGAATATGAGACGGGAGGCTCCGTGATCCATCCTTTGAATCTACACATGAAGGAATTTATTGAGAGATTAG gTATTCCTCCGAGGAAAGACGTCCCTTCTAAAATGGCAATATTTGATGGAAAGGAGCTCACATTTGAAGAGAGTGATTGgtttattgtaaatttcttgCGCATGCTCTGGCGATACGGGTTCAGCTTTCTTCGAATGCACATGTGGGTGGAGAGCATTTTGGACAAATTTATGAG GATCTACCAGTATCAGCAGTATGGGTATTCGTTCTCCAGTGTGGAGAGGCTCCTGCATGCCATGGGTGGCGATAGTTTTCTGACCCTGATGAATCAAACCCTGGAGGAAACCATGATGGGCGAAGGATTTTCACAGATCTTCCTCAACGATATCGTTGCACCAATCACTCGTGTCAACTACGGCCAAAGTGTCCGCATCAATGGCTTTGTGG GGGCTGTGTCATTAGCGGGGGCAGATTCAGGCCTGTGGGCAGTGGATGGAGGCAATAAAAGAGTGTGCTCAGGACTGCTGTACCACAGCAAGAGTGAGCTCATCCCAGCCAGAGTGACTTCCATTTCAGTCAAAGTTCGCCCATCCAAGACAG GCACCACAACCAGCTTCTACGAGGTCAATTATGTTGGAGACTCAGGCTCAGCGCACTCTCTGTATGACATAGTGGTAATAGCAACGCCACTTCACCTGGGAAAGTCTGACATCACCTTCTCAGGCTTTTCCCCTCCAATCCCGTCTCACTACCCTGGGCGCTACCACCAGACGGTCTCCACTCTGGTCCATGGCATGCTTAACATGTCCTACCTCGGGACCACAGAGCCGGCCTCACAGTTCATGGTGTCTGATGTCCTCACCACGGACTCAAAGGGCTCTTTCATCAACAGCCTTAGCTCTCTCGACCCTGTGCACATCCCTCCGAATTACAAGCGACCCCCCGCCAGCCAGACCAAAGTCTGGAAGGTGTTCTCTTCCCAGCCGCTGTCCCAGGAGCAGCTGCACAGTATGTTCCTCTCCTGGGATTCAGTGTCAGAGACTAAGTGGCTGGCTTATCCCGCTTACCGCCCGCCACACCGCAAGACCCCTCCCTTCATCCTGCACAACCGGCTGTACTACCTCAACGCTGTGGAGTGGGCAGCGAGCGCCATGGAGATGAGCGCCATCTCCGCCAGGAACGTGGCCCTGCTGGCACATCACCGCTGGCACAGCCAAGTCCGCAAAATCGACCAAGAGGACCTGCACACCCGCCTAAGAGGGGAACTCTGA